Below is a genomic region from Astatotilapia calliptera chromosome 2, fAstCal1.2, whole genome shotgun sequence.
AGAAAGCAAAGCAAGGCCAATCAGACTGATCTAAAATTGTTCCCTCCCACATTGCACGTCTATTTTAAAGCTGGTCATATCATCATATGCTccaatgtaaatgtgttttaataagAAAATGATGGTCCTATTTTATTTACTGCTGTCAGCCAGAATGGGGGGTAAGTATGTATCAAAGACGTGTTGCAGTTATAATTAAAGTACCATGCATATGTTCTCACAGTAATTTAGCACGTGGCAGACAACAGTTTATCTTTCTTGTTTGTAATACTATTTGTTTACAAGTATcataactttttttgtttgtttgtttttccaggtTGCTCAAATGATCACAATTTTGTGACAAAGACTGTTGATGTTGGACAAAATGTGACACTTTCGTGTATTCGCCAGTCAACACTTTTGCACCAGGAAACATTATTTTGGATCAGACTTGTTTCTGGAAACCAGTTTGAATTCTTGGGAGGAACATTCACCTTTGATTATGACGATGTTAACAATACGTCTCATATTACAGTAAAACAAGAACCTGGAACCTTTATTATGCAAATCAGTAAAACTAAACTAAGTGATACTGGTTTTTACTACTGCATAAAAGTCAGACAGCTTGCTATGACCTTTTTGGAGGGAACATTTCTGACAatcaaaggtaaaaaaaaaagtctatgtGCTTATGAgtctaattttaaaatgttcagttcAATGGCATCTCAAtaaagttcatttatttatttatgttaatcTTTTTCAAAAGGACCAGAACCTGATGTCATACAAATACGATCTTCTGATCGTATTCATTCAGGAGCCCAAGAGACTCTGCGGTGTTCAGTCCTCTCTAAGTATGAGAAGAAAACGTGTCCAGAAAATCCCAGTGTGTACTGGTTCAGAGCTGGATCAGAGAAATCCCATTCCATTTATGTTCATGGAAACAGTGGTGATGAATGTGGGAGTCCTGAAGCTCCCTCACAACGTAAATGTGTCTACAGCTTCTCAAGGAACGTCAGCTCCTCTGATCCTGGGCCTTACTACTGTGCTGTGGCCATATGTGGACAGATCATTTTTGGAAATGAATCAAAACTGGACATTAAAGGTAAATTTTACACTTCTGCACAACATACCCATGTgatcaataaaatatatttgttttaattgatAATTTTACCAAAATAATCACAATTATTGggtgattatttttttacagcactTGACATGTGGGATTTGCAGACGGCCAACACAGCTCTCTTTTTGTTATGTGCTGCTTTGGTTACAAGTCTGATGGTTATAGGTTTCCTCATCTATACCATCAAGAAAAACTCTTGTGATTGTTGGAATGGTAAtagacattatttatttatttgtttgtttgtttgttttgtaatcaGCCTACAGCATCTTTCATCTTAAACGTCTCTGTCTTCCAAACAGGCAGTGATGGTGATCAGCAAGGTCAGCaggtaaaactgaaaaaattaaaatgttttaatgttttagctACGTGTTTATAATTAACATTCCCATCTCATCATAAACTTCATCTATTTCCTCAGACAGAAGAGGACCTCATGGTTTATACTGTACCAGCTTTCAACAGGAGGAAAAATGGTAAAGTAGAGCGAAGGAATGAAAAAGTGACAGAGGGAGAAACAGTCTACAGTGATGTCACTGTTTTAGCCATAAATTAACTATTTGTGTACTGAATAATGTATGCTCATTAGTACTATAGTTGTTCTGGAAAACTGGAATCTGTAGGACTTAACAGCATTGA
It encodes:
- the LOC113009285 gene encoding uncharacterized protein LOC113009285, which gives rise to MMVLFYLLLSARMGGCSNDHNFVTKTVDVGQNVTLSCIRQSTLLHQETLFWIRLVSGNQFEFLGGTFTFDYDDVNNTSHITVKQEPGTFIMQISKTKLSDTGFYYCIKVRQLAMTFLEGTFLTIKGPEPDVIQIRSSDRIHSGAQETLRCSVLSKYEKKTCPENPSVYWFRAGSEKSHSIYVHGNSGDECGSPEAPSQRKCVYSFSRNVSSSDPGPYYCAVAICGQIIFGNESKLDIKALDMWDLQTANTALFLLCAALVTSLMVIGFLIYTIKKNSCDCWNGSDGDQQGQQTEEDLMVYTVPAFNRRKNGKVERRNEKVTEGETVYSDVTVLAIN